A genomic stretch from Lathyrus oleraceus cultivar Zhongwan6 chromosome 2, CAAS_Psat_ZW6_1.0, whole genome shotgun sequence includes:
- the LOC127117895 gene encoding CBL-interacting serine/threonine-protein kinase 3: MSQPKIKRRVGIYEVGRTIGEGSFAKVKFARNSKTGEAVALKIIDKEKVLRHKMAEQIKREVATMKLIKHPNVVQLYEVMGSRTKIYIVLEFVTGGELFDKIVNHGRMGESEARRYFQQLINVVDYCHSRGVYHRDLKPENLLLDSNGDLKVSDFGLSALSQQVRDDGLLHTTCGTPNYVAPEVLTDRGYDGANADLWSCGVILFVLVAGYLPFDDPNLMELYKKISSANFTCPPWLSFSARKLITRILEPNPTKRITIAEILEDEWFKKDYKPPVFEEIGETNLDDVEAVFKDSAEHHVTEKKEEQPTSMNAFELISMSKGLNLENLFDIEQGFKRETRFTSTSSADVIINKIEEAAKPLGFDVQKKNFKMRLANSKAGRKGNLNVATEVFQVAPSLHMVELRKAKGDTLEFHKFYKKLSTSLDDVVWKTEEDMIKKEAK; the protein is encoded by the exons ATGAGTCAGCCAAAAATTAAGCGTAGAGTCGGCATATACGAGGTTGGGAGGACAATCGGGGAGGGATCGTTTGCGAAAGTGAAATTCGCAAGGAACTCTAAGACCGGTGAAGCCGTGGCTCTCAAAATTATTGACAAGGAGAAAGTTCTGAGACACAAGATGGCTGAACAG ATCAAGCGGGAAGTAGCTACGATGAAGTTAATCAAGCATCCTAATGTTGTTCAACTATACGAGGTCATGGGAAGTCGAACAAAAATATATATTGTATTGGAGTTTGTGACTGGCGGGGAGCTTTTCGACAAAATT GTAAACCATGGACGGATGGGTGAAAGTGAAGCGCGTAGGTATTTCCAGCAGCTTATAAACGTTGTCGATTATTGTCACAGCAGAGGTGTCTATCACCGAGACCTTAAG CCAGAAAATTTGCTTTTAGATTCTAATGGTGATCTTAAAGTCTCCGATTTCGGGTTGAGTGCACTCTCCCAGCAAGTTAGG GACGATGGACTTCTCCATACAACATGCGGAACTCCGAATTATGTTGCTCCAGAG GTTCTTACTGATAGAGGCTATGATGGAGCGAATGCGGACTTGTGGTCATGCGGAGTGATCCTCTTTGTATTGGTTGCCGGTTACTTACCTTTTGATGATCCTAATCTTATGGAACTGTATAAAAAA ATCTCGTCTGCCAATTTTACTTGCCCCCCATGGCTTTCTTTCAGTGCAAGGAAATTAATCACTCGAATCTTGGAACCCAATCCTACGAAG CGTATCACAATTGCCGAGATTTTGGAAGATGAATGGTTTAAGAAAGACTATAAGCCTCCGGTTTTTGAAGAGATTGGCGAAACCAACCTCGATGATGTAGAAGCCGTCTTTAAAGATTCAGCA GAGCACCATGTGACGGAAAAGAAAGAAGAGCAGCCAACATCGATGAATGCGTTTGAATTGATTTCCATGTCGAAAGGACTCAACCTCGAAAACTTGTTTGATATAGAACAG GGATTTAAAAGGGAAACAAGGTTTACATCGACATCTTCGGCCGACGTGATAATCAACAAGATCGAAGAAGCTGCTAAACCTCTCGGCTTCGATGTGCAGAAGAAAAACTTCAAG ATGAGGCTTGCGAATTCGAAAGCGGGAAGGAAAGGAAACCTTAATGTTGCGACGGAGGTGTTTCAAGTCGCACCTTCTCTTCACATGGTTGAATTAAGGAAAGCTAAAGGAGATACATTGGAGTTTCATAAG TTCTACAAGAAACTGTCAACAAGTTTGGATGATGTTGTTTGGAAAACAGAAGAAGATATGATAAAGAAAGAAGCAAAATGA